One window of Pyrus communis chromosome 12, drPyrComm1.1, whole genome shotgun sequence genomic DNA carries:
- the LOC137709971 gene encoding uncharacterized protein — MGGCDMNGNLYEEKFSAPMPWIGMYVAAASLACLIAMAADVILGIWHHKYWFPCKFFSINATSLTLIGIAIKLSVDLNTAMPNRHDQLAKLSSSALICTAMANSMPSLGAMENEEMFMNVIALGILVITLIVNICIQLATGAIFVFWKEHVSVMFIMLVLLLMLIFSALTVPTTKNYLEKGYKKRYQLSSKECPNASGRKEVTKLRDTLTKLWLMAHTSSPQFVMGRSVTCTASGAFCLLSAMILAQAMFRTYLMPWSIKFCSGESDYKLTTTLILFTQAVAVGVGTISPAFRWFIAINFKCPKRGNISYRKEFEIERYWIQGLAELKKCPLTFRIKSRDCRKLAHEARNKLLDLCIAMQTGIVLSSKAIRLISIFLVSRIFLLSDLFREWKNKKLEFDSIPMSQKNPRQDLSNYVLYLEGEDALVHYMMNSNCDATDHWTQKGMKEEPKHLIKLLEKLTASQGFKGVAEFDSDQVPSLQCEEPPNCWALPVVTLTSIALALPNISSGSIENLIDGVHEGLMYMNAIEEQLDSKGVLANIRKAAEVVWLRVDLYHTWLDLDLRKLSRQGKCLKETLEELSETAKSIFEECRKRQMSKENVCLRDIPSKWSVKELAANSMYRISQTLLLNPDGQINESSERLYESMVVMISDIMGACLTNLQEVVAIKCFNSTIEEREESVRLAVHVLGKTERILYIVEPGIPSNLDHHQMACIDEWRSARKPQINFKACTSFPISESDRHSSAGSSDHFYLTMD; from the coding sequence atgggtGGCTGTGACATGAACGGTAACCTGTATGAGGAGAAGTTTAGTGCACCAATGCCTTGGATTGGCATGTATGTAGCAGCAGCATCCTTGGCCTGTCTGATTGCAATGGCTGCAGATGTAATCCTCGGCATCTGGCACCATAAGTACTGGTTTCCCTGCAAGTTCTTCTCCATTAATGCCACATCTCTGACCTTGATAGGTATAGCCATCAAATTGTCGGTGGATCTGAACACTGCCATGCCCAACCGTCACGACCAGCTTGCAAAGCTTAGCAGTTCTGCCTTGATCTGCACAGCAATGGCTAACTCCATGCCGTCTCTTGGAGCCATGGAAAATGaagagatgttcatgaatgtaATTGCCTTGGGAATTCTAGTCATCACCCTTATTGTCAATATTTGCATCCAATTAGCTACCGGTGCAATCTTTGTTTTCTGGAAGGAGCACGTTTCAGTTATGTTCATCATGCTTGTTTTGCTCCTCATGCTGATTTTCTCGGCTTTAACGGTTCCAACAACAAAGAATTATTTAGAAAAAGGGTACAAGAAAAGATACCAATTATCTTCAAAAGAATGCCCAAATGCAAGTGGTAGAAAAGAAGTTACCAAACTCAGAGACACATTGACAAAGCTTTGGCTGATGGCTCACACCTCTAGCCCTCAATTTGTGATGGGCAGGTCAGTGACATGCACTGCTTCTGGAGCTTTCTGTCTTTTGAGTGCCATGATTTTGGCCCAAGCCATGTTTAGAACATACTTGATGCCATGGTCCATTAAGTTTTGCAGCGGGGAATCAGACTACAAATTGACAACCACTTTGATTCTATTTACGCAAGCAGTGGCAGTAGGAGTTGGTACTATTTCCCCGGCGTTTAGATGGTTCATCGCCATCAACTTTAAGTGCCCGAAAAGAGGAAATATAAGCTACAGAAAAGAATTCGAAATAGAAAGGTACTGGATTCAGGGGCTTGCGGAGTTGAAAAAGTGTCCATTAACTTTTAGAATCAAATCTCGGGACTGCAGGAAACTTGCACAtgaagcaagaaacaaacttTTGGACTTGTGTATTGCAATGCAAACGGGGATTGTCCTATCAAGCAAAGCAATTCGATTAATTTCCATTTTCTTGGTGAGTCGAATCTTTTTACTCAGCGACTTGTTCAGGGAGTGGAAGAACAAGAAGTTGGAATTCGACTCCATCCCAATGTCCCAGAAAAACCCAAGGCAAGATCTTAGTAATTATGTTCTGTATCTTGAAGGTGAGGATGCGTTGGTTCATTACATGATGAATTCCAACTGTGATGCTACTGATCATTGGACTCAGAAGGGAATGAAAGAAGAACCCAAGCATCTCATTAAGCTGTTGGAGAAATTGACAGCCTCACAAGGATTCAAGGGAGTGGCAGAGTTTGACAGTGATCAAGTTCCCTCTCTACAATGTGAAGAACCTCCAAATTGTTGGGCTCTTCCCGTTGTGACACTAACAAGTATTGCACTTGCACTTCCAAACATCAGTTCTGGTTCAATCGAAAATCTGATAGATGGGGTACATGAAGGGCTCATGTACATGAATGCTATTGAGGAACAGCTGGATAGCAAAGGAGTTCTTGCCAACATCAGAAAGGCAGCAGAGGTCGTGTGGCTAAGAGTTGATCTATATCACACATGGCTAGATTTGGATCTCAGAAAATTGTCACGTCAAGGGAAGTGTCTAAAGGAAACACTTGAAGAACTTTCTGAAACTGCAAAATCCATATTTGAAGAATGTAGAAAGCGGCAGATGAGTAAGGAGAACGTGTGTTTGAGAGATATCCCTTCCAAATGGTCTGTTAAGGAGCTTGCCGCTAATTCCATGTACAGGATAAGCCAAACTCTTCTGCTAAATCCTGATGGCCAAATCAATGAATCAAGTGAGAGATTGTATGAATCAATGGTTGTGATGATCTCTGACATAATGGGTGCGTGTCTCACAAATTTACAGGAAGTTGTGGCAATCAAGTGTTTTAACAGCACAATTGAAGAGAGGGAGGAAAGTGTGAGACTTGCAGTTCACGTTCTTGGTAAAACTGAAAGGATTCTTTATATTGTGGAACCTGGTATTCCTTCAAatttggatcatcaccaaatgGCATGCATTGATGAGTGGCGTTCGGCACGGAAACCCCAGATAAATTTCAAGGCGTGCACATCATTTCCAATATCCGAGAGTGACAGGCATTCTTCGGCAGGCTCAAGTGATCACTTTTACCTGACGATGGATTAG